In Nocardioides faecalis, the following proteins share a genomic window:
- a CDS encoding calcium:proton antiporter codes for MSATTEGRLKWSVLTPPAAALVLAVSWGTHPPPLVSALIGVALIGAVLSGVHHAEVVAHRVGEPFGSLLLAVAVTVIEVGLIVMLMVGGSGDSSTLARDTVFAAVMITVNGIVGLCLLVASVRHHLAVFNPEGAGSALATVITLAGLTMVVPVFTTTEAGPVFSGTQLAFAAIASLVLYGTFVFTQTVRHRDFFLPVTASVRRRSQEAGGIGAGTGIVAAGGIGLAENDATEDAGDQAHAQPPTTRETVVSAALLVLSLVTVVGLAKVESYAIEDAVSWLGFPQAVVGVVIAMLVLAPETIAAVRAAVLDRVQTSLNLAYGSAMASIGLTIPVIAVASIWLEGDLALGLEPLQLALLFLSAVVGVLTVVPGRSKPMHGVVHLVLFAAFLFLTVAP; via the coding sequence ATGAGCGCGACCACCGAAGGACGCCTGAAGTGGTCGGTCCTCACCCCGCCGGCAGCAGCCCTGGTCCTCGCGGTGTCCTGGGGCACCCATCCGCCGCCCCTGGTCAGCGCACTGATCGGCGTCGCGCTGATCGGTGCGGTGCTCTCCGGCGTGCACCACGCCGAGGTCGTCGCGCACCGCGTCGGGGAGCCCTTCGGCTCGCTGCTGCTCGCGGTGGCGGTCACCGTGATCGAGGTCGGCCTGATCGTGATGCTGATGGTCGGCGGCAGCGGGGACTCCTCCACCCTGGCCCGCGACACCGTCTTCGCGGCGGTGATGATCACCGTGAACGGCATCGTGGGGCTGTGCCTGCTGGTCGCCTCCGTGCGCCACCACCTCGCGGTCTTCAACCCCGAGGGTGCAGGCTCCGCGCTGGCCACGGTGATCACCCTGGCCGGGCTGACCATGGTGGTCCCGGTGTTCACCACCACCGAGGCGGGGCCGGTCTTCTCCGGCACCCAGCTGGCCTTCGCCGCGATCGCCTCCCTGGTGCTCTACGGCACCTTCGTGTTCACCCAGACCGTGCGGCACCGTGACTTCTTCCTGCCGGTGACCGCCAGCGTGCGGCGTCGCTCGCAGGAGGCGGGCGGCATCGGGGCCGGCACCGGCATCGTGGCCGCCGGCGGCATCGGCCTCGCCGAGAACGACGCCACCGAGGACGCCGGGGACCAGGCCCACGCCCAGCCGCCGACCACCCGCGAGACGGTCGTCAGCGCCGCCCTGCTGGTGCTTTCGCTGGTCACCGTGGTCGGCCTGGCGAAGGTGGAGTCCTACGCCATCGAGGACGCCGTCTCGTGGCTCGGCTTCCCCCAGGCCGTGGTCGGCGTGGTGATCGCGATGCTGGTGCTGGCGCCGGAGACGATCGCCGCGGTGCGCGCCGCCGTGCTCGACCGGGTGCAGACCAGCCTGAACCTGGCCTACGGCTCCGCGATGGCCTCCATCGGGCTGACGATCCCGGTGATCGCGGTCGCCTCGATCTGGCTCGAGGGCGACCTGGCGCTGGGGCTGGAGCCGCTGCAGCTGGCGCTGCTGTTCCTCTCCGCCGTGGTCGGTGTGCTGACCGTGGTGCCCGGTCGCTCCAAGCCGATGCACGGCGTGGTGCACCTGGTGCTCTTCGCCGCCTTCCTGTTCCTGACGGTCGCTCCGTGA
- a CDS encoding TIGR03960 family B12-binding radical SAM protein: MSATSVESVFPRLEPHLLSVSKPIQYVGGELNMVAKDWDCGAQADGGETVRWALMYPDAYEVGLPNQGVQILYEVLNEREWILAERTYAVWPDMEKLLRDHDIPQFTVDSHRPVGAFDLFGVSFSTELGYTNLLTALDLAGIPLHAVDRTDDHPVVIAGGHAAFNPEPIAAFIDAAVLGDGEEVVLKISEVTREWKGEGRPGGRVELLRRLAVSGSVYVPRFYDVSYDAATGEIAAVVPNHPDAPERVRKHTLMDLDQWPYPRNPLVPLAETVHERFSVEIFRGCTRGCRFCQAGMITRPVRERSIETIGAMVDNGVRKTGFEEVGLLSLSSADHTEIGEVATALADRYEGSNVSLSLPSTRVDAFNITLANEFSRNGRRSGLTFAPEGGSERMRKVINKMVTEDDLIRTVAAAYSHGWRQVKLYFMCGLPTETDEDVLQIAELAKRVIATGREVSGRNDIRCTVSIGGFVPKPHTPFQWAAQLDSETTDRRLQLLRDTVRADKRFGRAIGFRYHDGQPGIIEGLLSRGDRRVGAIIEQVWRDGGRFDGWSEHFSFERWEQAATTALAGVDVDLSWFTTRERTYEEILPWDHLDSGLDKDWLWADWEDALAVGEGTSDVEVEDCRWTPCYDCGVCPEMGTEIQIGPTGRPMLPLSVV, from the coding sequence ATGTCCGCCACCTCCGTCGAGTCCGTCTTCCCCCGGCTGGAGCCGCACCTGCTGTCGGTGTCCAAGCCGATCCAGTACGTCGGCGGCGAGCTCAACATGGTCGCCAAGGACTGGGACTGCGGCGCGCAGGCCGACGGTGGCGAGACCGTGCGTTGGGCCCTGATGTACCCCGACGCCTACGAGGTCGGCCTGCCCAACCAGGGCGTGCAGATCCTCTACGAGGTGCTCAACGAGCGGGAGTGGATCCTCGCCGAGCGCACCTACGCGGTGTGGCCGGACATGGAGAAGCTGCTGCGCGACCACGACATCCCGCAGTTCACCGTGGACAGCCACCGACCGGTCGGCGCCTTCGACCTCTTCGGCGTCAGCTTCTCCACCGAGCTGGGCTACACCAACCTGCTCACCGCCCTCGACCTGGCCGGCATCCCGCTGCACGCCGTCGACCGCACCGACGACCACCCCGTCGTCATCGCCGGCGGGCACGCGGCGTTCAACCCCGAGCCGATCGCGGCCTTCATCGACGCCGCCGTCCTCGGCGACGGCGAGGAGGTCGTCCTCAAGATCTCCGAGGTCACCCGCGAGTGGAAGGGCGAGGGCCGCCCCGGCGGCCGCGTCGAGCTGCTGCGCCGCCTCGCGGTCAGCGGCTCGGTCTACGTGCCCCGCTTCTACGACGTCTCCTACGACGCCGCGACCGGCGAGATCGCCGCGGTGGTGCCCAACCACCCCGACGCCCCCGAGCGGGTCCGCAAGCACACCCTGATGGACCTGGACCAGTGGCCCTACCCGCGCAACCCGCTGGTGCCGCTGGCCGAGACCGTGCACGAGCGGTTCAGCGTGGAGATCTTCCGCGGCTGCACCCGTGGCTGCCGGTTCTGCCAGGCCGGGATGATCACCCGCCCCGTGCGCGAGCGCTCCATCGAGACGATCGGCGCGATGGTGGACAACGGCGTGCGCAAGACCGGCTTCGAGGAGGTCGGCCTGCTCAGCCTGTCCAGCGCCGACCACACCGAGATCGGCGAGGTCGCCACCGCGCTGGCCGACCGCTACGAGGGCTCCAACGTCTCGCTGTCGCTGCCCAGCACCCGGGTCGACGCCTTCAACATCACCCTGGCCAACGAGTTCTCCCGCAACGGGCGCCGCTCCGGGCTGACCTTCGCCCCCGAAGGCGGCAGCGAGCGGATGCGCAAGGTGATCAACAAGATGGTCACCGAGGACGACCTGATCCGCACCGTCGCCGCCGCCTACAGCCACGGCTGGCGCCAGGTGAAGCTCTACTTCATGTGCGGCCTGCCGACCGAGACCGACGAGGACGTGCTGCAGATCGCCGAGCTGGCCAAGCGGGTGATCGCCACCGGCCGCGAGGTCTCCGGGCGCAACGACATCCGCTGCACCGTCTCCATCGGCGGGTTCGTGCCCAAGCCGCACACCCCGTTCCAGTGGGCCGCCCAGCTCGACTCCGAGACCACCGACCGCCGCTTGCAGCTGCTGCGCGACACCGTGCGCGCCGACAAGCGGTTCGGCCGCGCCATCGGCTTCCGCTACCACGACGGACAGCCCGGCATCATCGAGGGACTGCTGTCCCGCGGCGACCGCCGGGTGGGCGCGATCATCGAGCAGGTGTGGCGCGACGGCGGCCGCTTCGACGGCTGGAGCGAGCACTTCTCCTTCGAGCGCTGGGAGCAGGCCGCGACCACCGCGCTGGCCGGCGTGGACGTCGACCTGTCCTGGTTCACCACCCGGGAACGGACGTATGAGGAGATCCTGCCCTGGGACCACCTCGACTCCGGCCTGGACAAGGACTGGCTGTGGGCGGACTGGGAGGACGCGCTCGCCGTCGGCGAGGGCACCTCCGACGTCGAGGTCGAGGACTGCCGCTGGACCCCCTGCTACGACTGCGGCGTGTGCCCGGAGATGGGCACCGAGATCCAGATCGGCCCCACCGGACGGCCGATGCTGCCGCTGAGCGTGGTCTGA
- a CDS encoding ribosomal protein L7/L12 → MSALTPARPPRQGPLGIALRGGPRVVLMVVLAVGALTSDSNVMRIVAALLFVLNAGRLLDPDWRRFVVTGLFPERVEAQYCQPGEHSVELVAVGPRHVEVIKALREVDDLDLVEAKALLKVPAVVVEDLSADSAAAVAKRLTEAGATVRVLDPVG, encoded by the coding sequence TTGAGCGCCCTCACCCCGGCCCGGCCGCCCCGCCAGGGCCCGCTCGGCATCGCCCTGCGCGGCGGACCCCGCGTGGTCCTCATGGTCGTGCTCGCCGTCGGCGCGCTGACGTCGGACTCCAACGTGATGCGCATCGTCGCCGCGCTTCTCTTCGTGCTCAACGCCGGCCGCCTGCTCGACCCCGACTGGCGACGCTTCGTGGTCACCGGACTCTTTCCCGAGCGGGTCGAGGCGCAGTACTGCCAGCCCGGCGAGCACAGCGTCGAGCTCGTCGCCGTCGGGCCGCGGCACGTCGAGGTGATCAAGGCGCTGCGTGAGGTCGACGACCTCGACCTGGTCGAGGCCAAGGCGCTGCTGAAGGTGCCCGCGGTGGTCGTCGAGGACCTGAGCGCGGACAGCGCCGCGGCCGTCGCGAAGCGTCTCACCGAGGCCGGCGCCACGGTCCGGGTGCTCGACCCGGTCGGGTGA
- a CDS encoding NYN domain-containing protein translates to MDEDSRPAARTTYVLVDGENIDATLGTSILGRRPRPEERPRWERLLQFARDKWGQPAQGLFFLAANNELPMSFIQALLAIGYRPVPLSGGAGQKVVDIAIQRTLAELRTREADALLVSNDGDFVEQVAGLLEDDERRVGVIGFTEFRNQSFLDLVDDGLETYDLEYDVAAFNERLPRIRIIPIDEFDPTQFL, encoded by the coding sequence ATGGACGAGGACTCGCGCCCGGCAGCTCGCACGACGTACGTCCTCGTCGACGGCGAGAACATCGACGCCACTCTCGGCACCTCGATCCTCGGACGCCGCCCGCGGCCCGAGGAGCGTCCCCGCTGGGAGCGGCTGCTGCAGTTCGCCCGCGACAAGTGGGGCCAGCCCGCCCAGGGGCTCTTCTTCCTGGCGGCCAACAACGAGCTGCCGATGTCGTTCATCCAGGCGCTGCTGGCGATCGGCTACCGGCCGGTGCCGCTGTCGGGTGGTGCCGGGCAGAAGGTCGTCGACATCGCCATCCAGCGCACGCTCGCCGAGCTGCGCACCCGCGAGGCCGACGCGCTGCTGGTCAGCAACGACGGCGACTTCGTGGAGCAGGTCGCCGGCCTGCTCGAGGACGACGAGCGGCGCGTCGGCGTCATCGGGTTCACCGAGTTCCGCAACCAGTCCTTCCTCGACCTGGTCGACGACGGCCTGGAGACCTACGACCTGGAGTACGACGTCGCGGCCTTCAACGAGCGGCTGCCGCGGATCCGGATCATCCCGATCGACGAGTTCGACCCGACCCAGTTCCTCTGA
- a CDS encoding DUF4190 domain-containing protein, which produces MSDPYGQNPNQPGQDPYGQGGQPGQPGPGQPGPGQPGQPGHSPYAPPPSANPYGAPQGGGYGPPSGGYPGGYPGGYPGGAESGQPKTDGLSVAALVLSFLCCLAPVGLILGILGLSRTKGGQRKGRGLAIAAIIVGIVMTLASAGVATAVFIFADSIVTPGNAKVGQCVDVEEDGGTVNLLKKDCTEKHDGEIVGVEKVTASNLEDIEQSMAGYCATAIDSDDLAKLSDYLTDIKAVIEDPKNVKKGDTLVCYVEPEEELSEPLL; this is translated from the coding sequence GTGAGCGATCCCTATGGTCAGAACCCGAACCAGCCCGGCCAGGACCCGTACGGCCAGGGAGGCCAGCCGGGCCAGCCCGGACCCGGTCAGCCCGGCCCCGGCCAACCCGGCCAACCCGGCCACAGCCCCTACGCTCCCCCGCCCTCGGCCAACCCGTACGGCGCCCCGCAGGGCGGCGGGTACGGCCCGCCCTCAGGCGGCTACCCGGGCGGCTACCCGGGCGGCTATCCGGGTGGGGCGGAGTCCGGGCAGCCGAAGACCGACGGGTTGTCTGTCGCCGCGCTGGTGCTCAGCTTCCTGTGCTGCCTGGCGCCGGTCGGCCTGATCCTCGGGATCCTGGGTCTCTCCCGCACCAAGGGAGGCCAGCGCAAGGGCCGCGGGCTGGCGATCGCCGCGATCATCGTCGGCATCGTGATGACCCTGGCCTCGGCGGGCGTCGCCACGGCGGTCTTCATCTTCGCGGACTCGATCGTCACCCCTGGCAACGCGAAGGTCGGCCAGTGCGTGGACGTCGAGGAGGACGGCGGCACCGTCAACCTCCTGAAGAAGGACTGCACCGAGAAGCACGACGGCGAGATCGTCGGCGTGGAGAAGGTGACCGCCTCGAACCTGGAGGACATCGAGCAGTCGATGGCCGGCTACTGCGCCACCGCGATCGACTCCGACGACCTGGCCAAGCTCAGCGACTACCTCACCGACATCAAGGCCGTGATCGAGGACCCGAAGAACGTGAAGAAGGGCGACACCCTCGTGTGCTACGTGGAGCCCGAGGAGGAGCTCTCCGAGCCGCTCCTGTGA
- a CDS encoding TIGR03936 family radical SAM-associated protein: protein MSREQPAQQAPPVQKVRIRYAKRGRLRFTSHRDVSRAIERAVVRAEIPMAYSSGFHPHPRISYAGASPTGAASESEYVELGLAEVREPAAVGAALDAALPAGLDVVASVDAAGSSAGSLSDLLTASRWRIELGDLDPDAVRDAVAAFLAVESVPVERMTKKGLRTFDCRAAVIALDVAPDGALDLVLEHTVPAVRPDDVLTGLRATAGLEAPATMLLTRVSQGVLDRETGEIGDPLSPR from the coding sequence GTGAGTCGTGAGCAGCCAGCCCAGCAGGCACCCCCGGTCCAGAAGGTGCGGATCCGGTACGCCAAGCGCGGACGGCTGCGCTTCACCAGCCACCGCGACGTCAGCCGCGCGATCGAGCGGGCCGTGGTCCGTGCCGAGATCCCGATGGCCTACTCCTCGGGGTTCCACCCGCACCCTCGGATCTCCTACGCCGGCGCCTCCCCGACGGGCGCGGCCAGCGAGTCGGAGTACGTCGAGCTCGGCCTCGCCGAGGTGCGGGAGCCGGCCGCCGTCGGCGCTGCGCTGGACGCGGCGCTGCCTGCGGGCCTGGACGTGGTGGCCAGCGTCGACGCCGCCGGCTCCAGCGCCGGGTCGCTGTCGGACCTGCTCACCGCCAGCCGCTGGCGGATCGAGCTCGGCGACCTGGACCCGGACGCGGTCCGCGACGCCGTGGCGGCGTTCCTCGCCGTCGAGTCGGTCCCCGTGGAGCGGATGACGAAGAAGGGGCTGCGGACCTTCGACTGCCGGGCCGCGGTCATCGCCCTCGACGTCGCACCCGACGGCGCGCTCGACCTCGTGCTGGAGCACACGGTGCCCGCCGTACGGCCCGACGACGTGCTCACCGGCCTGCGCGCCACGGCCGGGCTCGAGGCTCCGGCGACCATGCTGCTGACCCGGGTGAGCCAGGGCGTGCTCGATCGGGAGACCGGGGAGATCGGCGACCCGCTGTCGCCCCGGTGA